A window from Lachnoanaerobaculum umeaense encodes these proteins:
- a CDS encoding ABC transporter substrate-binding protein, whose translation MKKRILAIMACAIMALSACGKANVNESSSASAESTVTESTTVSENEESLGTIKLGGLKGPTSIGLVKLVDDAKKGSLPYSVEFDMESAPDVMAPKLLNGEVDIAALPVNMGSVLFNKSDGKVTMLDIGTLGILYILEKGDQSIKTVADLKGRTIVANGQGATPEYTLSYILSANGMDINSDVTIDWKSSADEVISTIENMDNAIVMLPQPFVTVAQTKVQNLNTVLDLTKEWDAIGTGGKLITSGLFVRNDFLEENKELVNEFIANYTDSVKWINENVEDASKLVEEYDIIKAPIAAKAIPYCNLVSITGDEMKTATEDYLKTLFDLNPKSVGEALPGEEFYYLGK comes from the coding sequence ATGAAAAAAAGAATATTGGCAATAATGGCATGTGCAATAATGGCATTGTCTGCATGTGGAAAGGCAAATGTAAATGAGAGTAGTTCAGCAAGTGCTGAGAGTACAGTAACAGAGAGCACTACAGTATCAGAAAATGAAGAGAGTCTTGGTACAATAAAGCTTGGAGGTTTAAAAGGACCTACAAGTATAGGCTTGGTAAAGCTCGTTGATGATGCAAAAAAAGGCAGTCTTCCATATAGTGTGGAATTTGATATGGAATCAGCTCCTGATGTTATGGCACCGAAGCTTCTAAATGGAGAAGTAGACATTGCGGCATTGCCTGTAAATATGGGTTCTGTGCTTTTCAATAAATCTGACGGCAAGGTAACAATGCTTGATATAGGCACTCTTGGTATTCTTTATATACTTGAAAAAGGTGACCAAAGTATAAAAACTGTAGCAGATTTGAAGGGTAGGACAATAGTAGCAAATGGACAGGGAGCTACACCGGAATATACGCTTAGCTACATCTTATCAGCAAATGGAATGGATATAAACTCTGATGTGACTATTGATTGGAAATCATCAGCAGATGAGGTTATTTCAACTATTGAAAATATGGATAATGCAATAGTTATGTTGCCACAGCCTTTTGTAACAGTCGCTCAGACAAAAGTGCAGAACTTAAATACAGTGCTTGACCTTACAAAGGAGTGGGATGCTATAGGAACAGGTGGAAAGCTTATTACTTCAGGACTTTTTGTAAGAAATGATTTTCTTGAGGAAAATAAGGAACTTGTTAATGAATTTATAGCTAATTATACCGACTCGGTGAAGTGGATCAATGAGAATGTAGAAGATGCATCTAAGCTAGTAGAGGAATATGACATCATAAAAGCCCCTATTGCAGCCAAGGCAATACCATATTGTAATCTTGTTTCTATTACAGGTGATGAAATGAAGACTGCTACAGAGGACTATCTCAAGACTTTGTTTGACTTGAATCCGAAGTCTGTAGGAGAAGCACTACCGGGAGAAGAGTTTTATTATCTTGGAAAATAG
- a CDS encoding PF20097 family protein, with the protein MEKEAIKCPYCGKEMEEGGIPVDRYSLRWKSMEGDRGGLKYFLNLDKKDVVLASIVTGKYCTAYLCRDCGKIIIDI; encoded by the coding sequence ATGGAAAAAGAGGCAATAAAATGCCCGTATTGTGGCAAGGAAATGGAAGAGGGAGGAATACCTGTAGACAGATATTCGCTTAGGTGGAAGAGTATGGAGGGAGATAGAGGAGGCTTAAAATACTTTTTGAATTTGGATAAAAAGGATGTAGTACTGGCCTCTATCGTTACAGGTAAGTATTGCACAGCTTATCTTTGCAGAGATTGTGGAAAAATAATAATTGATATATGA
- a CDS encoding 3'-5' exoribonuclease YhaM family protein has translation MKFIESLKEGMHISEVYLCKSKMIAISKTGKEYASLSLQDKTGSIDAKIWDLHSPGISDVDAMSFVVVDAEVTSFNNTLQLKVARIREADAKEYTASDYVPVSKNDIEKMFTELKEKIKSVKNPFLNKLLTAIFIDDFEFQTTFKASSAAKTVHHGFLGGLLEHTLGVVKLCEYFCANYSSLNHDLLITSALCHDIGKTRELSAFPANDYTDEGQLVGHIVIGVGILKTQIDKIPGFPKKLSNELIHCILAHHGELEYGSPKKPALIEALALNLADNADAKMETFIELLAQGQDGATGWLGYNKLLESNYRKTSV, from the coding sequence ATGAAATTTATTGAAAGCTTAAAAGAAGGAATGCATATTTCAGAGGTTTATCTGTGTAAATCTAAGATGATAGCCATATCTAAGACCGGTAAAGAATATGCCAGCCTAAGTTTGCAAGATAAGACAGGAAGCATTGATGCAAAAATATGGGATTTACATTCTCCGGGTATATCTGATGTAGATGCTATGAGCTTTGTGGTGGTAGATGCTGAGGTTACATCATTTAATAATACATTGCAGCTAAAGGTGGCTAGAATAAGAGAAGCTGATGCAAAAGAATATACGGCATCAGACTATGTGCCTGTATCAAAAAATGACATTGAAAAAATGTTTACTGAATTAAAAGAAAAGATAAAATCTGTAAAAAATCCTTTCTTAAATAAGCTTTTGACAGCTATTTTTATAGATGATTTTGAATTTCAAACTACCTTTAAAGCATCTTCAGCAGCAAAGACAGTGCACCATGGATTTCTTGGAGGACTTTTGGAACACACTTTGGGAGTGGTGAAGCTTTGTGAGTATTTTTGTGCGAATTATAGTTCATTAAACCATGATTTGCTTATCACATCTGCTCTTTGTCATGACATAGGAAAGACAAGGGAGCTTTCCGCATTTCCTGCAAATGATTACACTGATGAAGGTCAGCTTGTGGGACATATAGTAATAGGAGTGGGGATTTTAAAGACTCAGATTGACAAGATTCCAGGATTTCCAAAGAAGCTTTCAAATGAGTTGATACATTGCATATTAGCACATCATGGCGAGCTTGAGTACGGTTCTCCAAAAAAACCTGCACTTATAGAAGCTTTGGCACTTAATTTGGCAGATAATGCGGATGCAAAGATGGAGACATTTATTGAGCTTCTGGCTCAGGGACAGGATGGTGCTACAGGCTGGCTTGGTTATAATAAGTTACTTGAGAGCAATTACAGAAAAACAAGTGTATAA
- a CDS encoding ABC transporter permease yields the protein MNLKKIFSNQQAVVIAALVVICIVFSLLTDKFLQATTFTNISKSAYYVAFMAIGVTFVISTGGIDLSIGTVAICAALIGGTFMEKGTPMFIVILIMLLVGAIFGLINGILVSHFELPAFIATLGTMMVSRGLGSIVSKTKTISFPQGNSAGAWFREIFMVTKDGGIIPKNFPTGFILLAVCAIIMAVVLNKTRLGRYILSIGSNKEATRLSGIDVKKYETLAYVFSGVFAALAGLAYVAVFSTAQPNTGNGFELDAIAGVVIGGTSLSGGVGSIVGTIIGVFIMTVLKIGFPYIGVQSHYQLFITGIILVFAVYMDILNRKRKG from the coding sequence ATGAACTTAAAAAAGATTTTTTCAAACCAACAGGCGGTAGTTATTGCTGCACTGGTTGTAATATGTATAGTATTTTCGCTTTTAACAGATAAGTTCTTACAGGCTACAACATTTACAAATATTTCAAAGTCAGCATATTATGTAGCTTTTATGGCAATAGGAGTAACTTTCGTTATTTCTACAGGTGGTATTGACTTATCAATAGGTACGGTTGCTATATGTGCCGCACTTATAGGTGGAACATTTATGGAAAAAGGAACTCCAATGTTTATCGTTATTTTGATAATGCTATTGGTTGGAGCGATTTTTGGACTTATAAACGGTATTTTGGTATCGCATTTTGAACTGCCGGCATTTATTGCCACATTGGGAACTATGATGGTATCAAGAGGTCTCGGCTCAATCGTATCAAAGACAAAGACAATCTCATTCCCACAGGGAAACAGTGCAGGTGCTTGGTTTAGAGAGATTTTCATGGTAACAAAGGATGGCGGTATCATTCCAAAGAATTTCCCTACAGGCTTCATACTACTTGCAGTATGTGCAATAATAATGGCGGTAGTACTTAATAAGACAAGACTTGGAAGATATATACTTTCAATAGGTTCAAACAAGGAAGCAACTAGACTTTCAGGTATTGATGTAAAGAAATATGAGACACTTGCTTATGTATTCTCAGGTGTATTTGCAGCACTTGCAGGACTTGCATATGTAGCAGTATTCTCAACAGCACAGCCAAATACAGGTAATGGATTTGAGCTGGATGCTATCGCAGGAGTAGTTATAGGTGGTACATCACTTTCAGGTGGTGTTGGTTCAATAGTTGGAACAATTATAGGTGTGTTTATTATGACAGTACTTAAGATCGGTTTCCCGTATATCGGAGTACAGTCACATTATCAGCTCTTCATCACAGGAATCATATTAGTATTCGCTGTGTATATGGATATCTTAAATAGAAAAAGAAAGGGTTAA
- a CDS encoding RbsD/FucU family protein has product MLKGIPEIISPELLKYLCEMGHSDRLVIADGNFPTHSVGKNAHIIRMDGHGVCEILDAILRLFPLDTYDPHPVSIMEKVPGDTVETPIWDEFKKIVSKYDTRDDVIGSIERFKFYEEARKAYLIIATSEKALYGNIMLQKGVV; this is encoded by the coding sequence ATGTTAAAAGGTATACCTGAGATAATTTCACCGGAACTTTTAAAATACCTTTGTGAAATGGGCCATTCTGACAGATTGGTCATTGCAGATGGCAATTTCCCCACACATAGTGTGGGGAAAAATGCCCATATCATAAGGATGGATGGCCATGGTGTATGTGAGATATTGGATGCTATATTAAGGCTCTTCCCACTTGACACCTATGATCCACATCCTGTAAGTATAATGGAAAAAGTACCCGGAGATACAGTAGAAACTCCAATATGGGATGAATTTAAGAAAATAGTATCAAAGTATGATACCAGAGATGATGTTATAGGCAGCATCGAGAGATTTAAGTTTTACGAAGAAGCAAGAAAAGCATATTTAATCATTGCGACATCAGAAAAGGCACTCTATGGCAATATAATGCTACAAAAGGGTGTTGTATAG
- a CDS encoding ATP-binding cassette domain-containing protein, with amino-acid sequence MFLKNICKNFGETEVLKDFHLDIAEGEHIVLMGKSGKGKTTILNIIMGFEEPDNGEMKIPNEISVVFQEDRLSEDFSAISNVCLMKSDVLLAKEILEKLGIDIKKCVNTMSGGQKRRVALARCLTRDAKLYIFDEALKGLDEKTKAVAMSVIREYTCGRSVIFVTHDINEAKEFADRIVEI; translated from the coding sequence ATGTTTTTAAAAAATATATGTAAAAACTTTGGAGAGACAGAGGTATTAAAAGATTTCCATTTAGATATAGCTGAGGGTGAACATATTGTACTTATGGGTAAGTCAGGTAAGGGAAAGACGACTATTCTAAATATTATAATGGGCTTTGAAGAGCCTGATAATGGAGAAATGAAAATACCGAATGAGATATCTGTAGTCTTTCAAGAAGACAGGCTCAGTGAGGATTTTAGTGCTATTTCGAATGTATGTCTTATGAAGAGCGATGTATTACTTGCAAAAGAAATACTTGAAAAGCTTGGCATTGATATTAAAAAGTGTGTAAATACTATGAGTGGAGGACAAAAAAGAAGAGTAGCACTTGCCAGATGCCTTACAAGAGATGCAAAACTCTATATATTTGATGAGGCTCTAAAGGGCTTAGATGAAAAGACAAAAGCTGTGGCAATGTCAGTTATTAGAGAGTATACTTGTGGAAGAAGTGTAATATTTGTAACGCATGATATAAATGAAGCAAAAGAGTTTGCAGATAGAATAGTGGAGATTTAA
- a CDS encoding AI-2E family transporter has protein sequence MNGIKKKYIVYIMIFTIIIYAIVRYFNIVEGYIRSITKALMPFVAGAMMAYIINILMDAYEDLLLKRFNNKKIIRMIAIILAIFTFLLVIVLLLGIIIPQLVKILFSIMYTNPDNIKKVIVDISNNEWIDKALSMINIDINKIDVADYITKLIKSVMLSVGNVLTGVISGISGVFNTIISLFMAVVFAIYILCDKEKLSLQGDKLLRAFLPSKREWIIDTLKIFNTSFRNYFISQVKEAIILGVLLYIVMFIARLPYASSISILVGVTALIPVIGAYAGLFIGALMILTKSVQSMIIFIIVHTLVQQFENNIIYPRVVGSSVGLPGMWVIVAVTLGGSLGGVFGVMISVPVAAGLYFILKRETEKRL, from the coding sequence GTGAACGGTATAAAGAAAAAATATATTGTGTATATTATGATTTTTACTATTATAATTTATGCGATAGTGAGATATTTTAATATTGTGGAAGGTTATATCAGGAGTATAACAAAAGCATTAATGCCATTTGTAGCAGGTGCTATGATGGCATATATTATAAACATTCTTATGGATGCTTACGAAGATTTGCTTTTAAAAAGGTTTAATAATAAAAAAATTATAAGAATGATAGCAATCATATTGGCAATATTTACATTCTTGTTGGTAATAGTATTACTTTTAGGCATCATTATACCACAGCTTGTAAAAATACTGTTTTCAATAATGTATACAAATCCTGACAATATCAAAAAGGTAATAGTGGATATAAGTAATAATGAATGGATAGATAAAGCATTATCAATGATAAATATAGATATTAACAAGATAGATGTTGCAGACTATATCACAAAGCTTATAAAAAGTGTAATGTTAAGTGTAGGTAATGTATTGACAGGGGTAATAAGTGGAATATCAGGCGTTTTTAATACCATAATTTCACTTTTTATGGCAGTAGTATTTGCAATATATATACTTTGTGATAAGGAAAAGTTATCTTTACAGGGTGATAAGCTTTTGAGGGCATTTTTACCATCTAAAAGAGAATGGATAATTGATACACTTAAAATATTTAATACAAGCTTTAGGAATTACTTCATAAGTCAGGTGAAAGAAGCGATAATACTTGGTGTATTGCTTTATATTGTGATGTTTATAGCAAGATTGCCCTATGCATCTTCTATTTCAATTTTGGTGGGGGTGACTGCACTGATACCGGTAATAGGTGCATATGCCGGACTTTTTATAGGTGCACTTATGATTCTTACAAAGTCTGTTCAAAGCATGATAATATTTATAATAGTACATACATTGGTTCAACAATTTGAAAACAATATTATATATCCAAGAGTTGTTGGAAGTTCAGTTGGACTTCCGGGTATGTGGGTAATAGTAGCAGTAACTCTTGGTGGCAGTTTGGGCGGAGTATTTGGAGTGATGATATCTGTGCCTGTAGCAGCCGGATTATATTTCATATTAAAGAGGGAAACAGAAAAACGTCTATAG
- a CDS encoding S1C family serine protease encodes MPNTKKEHESDEKNPFIKQTIIEENKDHKKRLVSAACLAIVFGMVAGPSMALTSYIVNKNILSKKTKTTIQIPKEDETSTEVIEETESSEQVEDIVASAIESIDLNEKNLEQMYEGLSEVAEKRDSTIVRISTVTTDIDWFNNTLQNESSCSGIIIAKSGDSLIILTENVAGGIRVEFFDNSTAEATVLGTDQLTNLMILAVDISSMGEKIKDIEPIVLGNSYQLKRGAFILAVGSPVGVSRSLDIGNITAIEKSASFFDGYGRIIYCDKHLENRGTFLMDTSGDLVGVVSNLGDGTSTTKAYGISDLKVIIENMTNGVGSAYLGVRALDIDNDKAPEGIPSGIYVAEVRADSPAYNIGIQSGDIISMIGDEEVNSITGFKNIMEKLKPNQIINIKVNRSGKDGFTELNFETTIGARS; translated from the coding sequence ATGCCAAATACAAAAAAAGAACATGAGTCTGATGAGAAAAATCCTTTTATAAAGCAAACTATTATAGAGGAGAACAAGGACCATAAAAAAAGGTTAGTCTCAGCAGCTTGCCTTGCCATTGTTTTTGGAATGGTTGCAGGACCGAGTATGGCATTGACATCATATATTGTAAACAAAAACATACTAAGCAAAAAGACAAAAACCACTATTCAGATTCCAAAGGAAGATGAAACAAGTACTGAGGTGATTGAAGAAACTGAGTCTTCAGAGCAGGTGGAAGATATAGTGGCATCGGCTATCGAGAGCATTGATTTGAATGAGAAGAATTTAGAGCAGATGTATGAGGGTCTAAGCGAAGTTGCAGAAAAAAGGGATAGTACAATAGTAAGAATAAGCACCGTCACCACAGATATTGATTGGTTCAATAATACATTGCAAAATGAAAGCAGTTGTTCAGGAATCATAATAGCCAAGTCAGGTGACAGTCTTATTATTTTGACTGAAAATGTGGCAGGTGGTATAAGGGTGGAGTTTTTTGACAACAGTACGGCAGAAGCCACAGTACTGGGTACAGATCAACTCACAAATTTGATGATACTTGCAGTGGATATTTCTTCTATGGGAGAAAAGATCAAAGATATAGAGCCTATTGTACTTGGGAATTCATATCAGTTGAAAAGAGGAGCTTTTATATTGGCAGTAGGAAGTCCGGTGGGAGTATCTAGGAGTTTGGATATCGGAAATATAACTGCCATTGAAAAGAGTGCAAGCTTTTTTGACGGATATGGTAGGATAATCTATTGTGATAAGCACTTAGAAAATAGAGGAACTTTCCTGATGGATACATCAGGAGATTTGGTAGGTGTTGTTTCAAATCTGGGTGATGGTACATCTACAACAAAAGCATATGGTATATCAGATTTGAAGGTAATTATAGAAAATATGACAAATGGTGTGGGTTCTGCCTACCTTGGAGTGCGTGCACTTGATATTGACAATGATAAAGCACCGGAAGGTATACCAAGTGGTATATATGTTGCTGAGGTAAGAGCTGACTCACCCGCATATAATATAGGTATACAATCCGGGGATATAATTTCTATGATTGGAGATGAGGAAGTAAACTCTATAACAGGGTTTAAAAATATAATGGAGAAGCTGAAACCGAACCAAATTATAAATATCAAAGTGAATCGTTCAGGTAAAGATGGATTTACGGAACTGAATTTTGAGACAACAATTGGTGCTAGGAGCTAG
- a CDS encoding ABC transporter substrate-binding protein yields MKKRFLAIAVASLMAMSLVACGGSSSSSGEAEKTTAAQADSSQAGETKAEASADGKKINVIAKGFQHQFWKAVEKGAMQAGTDLGVEVSFQGPDNESAIAQQIEYLDAAIAQKPTAICFAALDTQASLGSIQSAMEKGIPMIGFDSGVPDAPEGAIKANASTNNLEAGKLAAKETYELIKDKIDGASGTVRIGVVAQESNSQSIVERTKGFVEEMTKLIGEDKVSVEGHDSLKKEKSGAPVVIDVGIPAEVKDADGAAVASAILEKSDLIAIYGSNEFAANAIITANEGLDKIGEGKVVAVGFDAGKKQLQAIKDGLFAGSVTQDPVQIGYKAVELAVKAANGESVSDVDTGALWYNKDNMEDPKIAPCLYE; encoded by the coding sequence ATGAAGAAGAGATTTTTAGCAATTGCAGTAGCAAGTTTGATGGCAATGTCATTAGTGGCATGTGGTGGTTCAAGCAGTAGTTCAGGTGAGGCTGAGAAGACAACAGCAGCACAGGCAGACAGTTCACAAGCTGGAGAGACAAAGGCAGAGGCAAGCGCTGACGGAAAGAAGATCAATGTTATTGCTAAGGGATTCCAGCATCAGTTCTGGAAAGCGGTAGAGAAGGGAGCAATGCAGGCAGGAACAGATTTAGGTGTTGAAGTATCATTCCAGGGTCCTGATAATGAGTCAGCTATTGCACAGCAGATCGAGTACTTAGATGCAGCTATAGCACAAAAGCCTACAGCTATCTGCTTTGCAGCACTTGATACACAGGCAAGCTTGGGTTCAATCCAGAGTGCAATGGAAAAAGGAATTCCTATGATCGGATTTGACTCAGGTGTTCCGGATGCACCGGAAGGAGCTATCAAGGCTAATGCATCTACAAACAACTTGGAAGCAGGAAAGCTTGCAGCAAAAGAAACATATGAGCTTATCAAAGATAAGATCGACGGTGCTTCAGGCACAGTTAGAATTGGTGTAGTTGCTCAGGAGTCAAACTCACAGTCAATCGTTGAGAGAACAAAGGGCTTCGTTGAAGAGATGACAAAGCTTATAGGAGAAGATAAGGTTTCAGTTGAAGGACATGACAGCTTAAAGAAAGAGAAGAGTGGTGCTCCTGTAGTTATTGATGTAGGTATTCCTGCAGAAGTTAAGGATGCAGACGGTGCAGCAGTTGCATCAGCTATCTTAGAGAAGTCAGACCTCATTGCAATCTATGGTTCAAATGAGTTTGCAGCAAATGCTATTATCACAGCAAACGAAGGTCTTGATAAGATCGGCGAAGGAAAAGTTGTTGCAGTTGGATTTGATGCAGGTAAGAAGCAGCTTCAGGCAATCAAAGACGGTTTATTTGCAGGTAGCGTAACACAGGATCCTGTACAAATCGGATATAAGGCAGTTGAGCTTGCAGTAAAGGCAGCTAATGGCGAGAGCGTATCAGATGTTGATACAGGTGCTTTATGGTACAATAAGGACAATATGGAAGATCCAAAGATTGCTCCATGTTTATACGAATAA
- a CDS encoding ABC transporter permease, whose protein sequence is MNKNKIHKITAVLFALLFWQIVAILLNRSFILSSPIEVLETLFGFCRSNIFWLGMWRSIVKILLGFILGCGIGIFLASLSYRFAVFEIYISPYIMVVRSVPVASFVIIILIWLGSEWLSVLVCFFMVMPIFYANTLEGLKSVDVKMLQMASIFKITKKARIIYIYMPTLESFLLSASVASIGIAFKSGIAAEVIGRPKNTLGFFLFDAKMYLETSKVFAITLIVILCSAIFERLVVFIVKSLFDFIKRIY, encoded by the coding sequence ATGAATAAGAATAAAATACACAAAATTACAGCAGTGCTTTTCGCACTGCTGTTTTGGCAAATAGTAGCAATACTTTTAAACAGGTCATTCATATTATCTTCACCTATAGAGGTATTAGAGACATTATTTGGATTTTGTCGGAGCAATATATTTTGGCTTGGAATGTGGAGAAGTATAGTAAAAATCCTTTTAGGATTTATCCTAGGTTGTGGTATTGGAATTTTTCTGGCAAGTTTGTCTTATAGATTTGCTGTATTTGAAATATATATTTCGCCATATATTATGGTTGTTCGCTCAGTACCGGTGGCATCTTTTGTCATCATTATACTGATATGGTTAGGTAGTGAATGGCTTTCGGTACTTGTGTGCTTTTTTATGGTAATGCCAATATTTTATGCTAATACATTAGAAGGTCTAAAATCTGTAGATGTGAAGATGTTACAGATGGCAAGTATATTTAAAATTACTAAAAAGGCAAGAATTATATATATCTATATGCCGACTCTGGAGTCTTTTTTATTGTCAGCAAGTGTAGCATCTATAGGCATTGCATTTAAATCAGGTATTGCAGCAGAGGTTATAGGCAGACCCAAAAATACTTTAGGATTTTTCTTATTTGATGCAAAGATGTATCTGGAAACTTCAAAAGTCTTTGCAATTACTTTGATAGTTATATTATGTAGTGCTATATTTGAAAGACTGGTAGTATTTATTGTAAAAAGTCTGTTCGATTTTATAAAGAGGATTTATTGA
- the fucO gene encoding lactaldehyde reductase: MANRIILNETSYHGQGAILSITEEAKLRGFKKAFVCSDPDLIKFNVTKKVTDLLEKEGLEYEIYSDIKANPTIENVQSGVAAFKKSGADYIIAIGGGSSMDTSKAVGIIIANPEFEDVRSLEGLSPTKNPCVPIFAVPTTAGTAAEVTINYVITDVEKKRKFVCVDPHDIPVIAFVDPDMMSSMPKGLTASTGMDALTHAIEGYTTKGANIITDMFNLKAIELIAKSLRGAVENTAEGREGMAIGQYLTGMGFSNCGLGIVHSMAHGLGALYDTPHGVANAIILPTVMEYNADAVGEKLRDVAKAMGVEGTENMSEAEYKKAAVDAVKKLSEDVGIPKDLKEIVKPEDVDFLSQSAMDDACRPGNPRDPKFEEIKELFLSLM, encoded by the coding sequence ATGGCTAACAGAATTATATTAAATGAGACATCATATCATGGACAAGGTGCTATTTTAAGCATTACAGAAGAGGCAAAGCTTAGAGGTTTTAAAAAAGCTTTTGTTTGTTCTGATCCTGATTTGATTAAGTTCAATGTAACAAAAAAGGTTACTGATTTGCTTGAAAAAGAGGGACTTGAGTATGAGATTTATTCTGATATTAAGGCAAACCCTACAATTGAAAATGTTCAAAGTGGAGTAGCAGCTTTCAAAAAATCAGGTGCAGATTATATAATAGCTATAGGTGGTGGTTCATCTATGGATACTTCTAAAGCTGTTGGAATAATCATTGCAAACCCTGAGTTTGAAGATGTGAGAAGCCTTGAGGGACTTTCACCTACAAAGAATCCATGTGTTCCTATTTTTGCAGTACCTACAACAGCAGGTACAGCAGCAGAGGTTACTATCAACTATGTTATCACAGATGTTGAGAAGAAGAGAAAGTTTGTCTGTGTAGATCCACATGATATTCCTGTGATAGCATTTGTAGATCCTGACATGATGTCAAGCATGCCAAAGGGACTTACAGCTTCAACAGGTATGGATGCACTTACACATGCTATCGAAGGATATACTACAAAGGGTGCTAATATTATTACAGATATGTTCAACTTAAAGGCTATTGAGCTTATTGCAAAATCACTTCGTGGTGCAGTAGAAAATACTGCGGAAGGAAGGGAAGGCATGGCTATTGGACAGTATCTTACAGGAATGGGATTTTCTAACTGTGGACTTGGAATAGTTCATTCAATGGCACATGGTCTTGGTGCATTGTATGATACACCTCATGGTGTAGCAAATGCTATTATACTTCCAACAGTTATGGAATATAATGCAGATGCAGTTGGTGAGAAACTCAGAGATGTGGCTAAGGCTATGGGAGTAGAAGGCACAGAGAATATGAGTGAAGCTGAGTACAAAAAAGCAGCTGTAGATGCAGTGAAGAAGCTTTCAGAGGATGTAGGCATTCCAAAGGATTTGAAGGAAATAGTAAAACCGGAGGATGTAGACTTCTTATCACAGTCAGCAATGGATGATGCTTGTAGACCGGGCAATCCAAGAGATCCAAAGTTTGAGGAGATTAAAGAATTATTCTTAAGCTTAATGTAA